The following coding sequences lie in one Vitis riparia cultivar Riparia Gloire de Montpellier isolate 1030 unplaced genomic scaffold, EGFV_Vit.rip_1.0 scaffold750_pilon_pilon, whole genome shotgun sequence genomic window:
- the LOC117910451 gene encoding pentatricopeptide repeat-containing protein At1g55890, mitochondrial-like, translated as MGSLDSALSVLDEMEKVGLEPDLITFNTLPNAFYQNENRMSEAVELIDEMKTSGIKPDVFTLNSLMKGFCNAGNLEEAKRWYSEIARNELPPVRATYMTLIPFLVEKGDFELCKEVCSRRWLIEPALLQ; from the exons ATGGGGTCATTGGATTCAGCACTTTCGGTGCTTGATGAGATGGAGAAGGTTGGCTTGGAGCCTGATTTGATTACGTTTAATACCCTTCCCAACGCGTTTTATCAGAATG AGAATAGAATGTCAGAAGCAGTTGAATTAATTGATGAGATGAAAACCAGTGGGATCAAACCTGATGTGTTTACTCTCAATTCTTTGATGAAAGGCTTTTGCAATGCTGGAAACCTAGAGGAAGCTAAAAGGTGGTATAGTGAAATTGCGAGAAATGAGTTGCCTCCTGTTCGGGCTACTTACATGACGCTCATCCCATTTCTTGTTGAAAAGGGTGATTTTGAGCTGTGCAAGGAAGTCTGCAGCAGGCGCTGGCTTATTGAACCGGCTTTATTGCAGTAG
- the LOC117910463 gene encoding uncharacterized protein LOC117910463, giving the protein MDKKDIFLSRPINTVLEGNKNYLSWSQAMRSFLKGRMLWHYCTGAMTIPIKGASEGDVVFLNRMIEWDSHNHIILTWIRNTSIPSISNLMGSFDDAKSAWDMLAKRYSTTHGSLKYQLVVELHQLRQEPGQSINDYYDQLHFIWDQIDLSDPTWTCSKDAQQYASIRDEFRLYEFLMSLHKDFEPIRGQLLNRSPAPSLDTAVNELVREEARLATLQAQNKLNVLAITPSTPLIEQPQQSGDSYGSSNRRKQTNKKFCNYCKRPGHTIETCYRRNKSTAAVANIEPTPPMASTSVESKSSGSTINLSSTELQEIIAQAVRMAGNASLSTALSVLPDESFVPSTNTFDPPLDFSPDIFYASPRQIADEQINDELPHFETGSPALALPEDPPQDIPPRHSTRVRSIPPHLLDYHCYTALATLHEPQTYREASTDPLWKIAMKEELDALTKNHTWDLVPLPPG; this is encoded by the exons atggataaaaaggatatttttctttctcgccCCATCAATACTGTAttggagggaaataaaaattacttatcttgGTCTCAAGCTATGCGCAGTTTTCTTAAGGGTCGCATGCTCTGGCATTATTGTACTGGTGCAATGACTATTCCTATCAAGGGAGCAAGTGAAGGAGATGTTGTTTTTCTTAATCGCATGATTGAATGGGATAGTCATAACCACATAATCCTCACATGGATTCGGAACACTTCCATTCCCTCTATTTCCAATCTGATGGGCAgctttgatgatgcaaaatcTGCATGGGATATGTTGGCCAAAAGGTACTCCACTACTCATGGATCCCTGAAATATCAGTTAGTGGTTGAATTACATCAACTCAGGCAAGAACCAGGGCAATCCATCAATGACTATTATGATCAGCTTCACTTTATTTGGGACCAAATTGACCTTTCTGATCCAACTTGgacatgctcaaaagatgctCAGCAATATGCTTCCATTAGAGATGAATTTCGCCTCTATGAATTCTTGATGTCACTTCACAAGGACTTTGAGCCCATTCGTGGTCAGCTACTCAATCGCAGTCCTGCTCCCTCTCTTGATACTGCTGTAAATGAGTTGGTTAGAGAAGAAGCTCGTCTTGCAACCCTTCAAGCCCAAAATAAGCTCAATGTTTTGGCTATTACTCCATCTACTCCACTCATAGAGCAACCCCAGCAATCAGGTGATTCTTATGGCTCTAGCAATCGTCGCAAGCAGACCAACAAAAAGTTCTGCAACTATTGCAAGCGTCCTGGCCACACCATTGAGACTTGTTACCGTCGTAACAAATCTACTGCTGCTGTTGCTAATATTGAGCCTACTCCGCCAATGGCTTCCACCTCAGTTGAGTCCAAGTCTTCTGGATCTACTATCAACCTCTCCTCCACTGAACTACAGGAGATCATAGCTCAGGCTGTTCGTATGGCTGGTAATGCATCTCTTTCCACTGCCTTGTCTGTTCTACCTG ATGAGTCTTTTGTTCCTTCTACAAATACTTTTGATCCTCCTTTGGACTTCTCTCCAgatattttttatgcttctcCTAGACAGATTGCAGATGAACAGATTAATGACGAGCTACCCCACTTTGAGACTGGGTCCCCTGCTCTTGCTCTGCCTGAAGATCCTCCCCAAGACATTCCACCTCGCCACTCAACCCGGGTAAGATCCATTCCTCCACACCTACTTGACTATCATTGTTACACTGCCCTTGCTACACTTCACGAGCCTCAAACCTATCGTGAGGCCTCTACTGACCCTTTATGGAAGATTGCTATGAAAGAGGAACTTGATGCATTAACCAAAAACCATACTTGGGACCTGGTTCCTCTCCCTCCTGGATAG